In one Variovorax sp. V213 genomic region, the following are encoded:
- a CDS encoding amino acid ABC transporter permease — protein sequence MFNVLFETVQDGEELYLTWLLAGLGWTVALALAGWCFAFALGIVVGCARTSTNRAVAIASRLYVEVFRNIPIIVQMFLWYFVLPEVLPPETGAWIKKIPPPWGTFVPALLGLSLYTAARVAEQVKAGIEALPYGQRCASRALGMTEFGAYRLILLPQALRIIMPTLTSEVMGIFKNTSVALTIGLLELTAQARQINEFTFKTFQAFGAATLIYLLLALTVYGAMRWLENHFQTPGQEMKREKRGIPFDKKAEEATP from the coding sequence GTGTTCAACGTCCTTTTTGAAACCGTCCAGGATGGAGAAGAGCTCTACCTGACATGGCTCCTCGCCGGGCTGGGCTGGACCGTCGCGCTCGCGCTGGCCGGATGGTGCTTCGCGTTCGCCTTGGGAATCGTTGTCGGATGCGCAAGGACCTCGACGAACCGGGCCGTGGCCATAGCGTCGCGCCTCTATGTCGAAGTGTTCCGCAACATTCCCATCATCGTCCAGATGTTCCTCTGGTACTTCGTACTGCCCGAGGTTCTGCCCCCTGAAACGGGAGCGTGGATCAAGAAGATCCCCCCACCCTGGGGAACATTCGTCCCGGCGCTGCTTGGCCTCTCGCTGTATACGGCCGCCCGGGTCGCGGAGCAGGTCAAGGCCGGCATCGAGGCGCTTCCCTATGGCCAGCGCTGCGCGTCGCGAGCGCTCGGGATGACGGAGTTCGGCGCCTACCGCCTCATCCTTTTGCCTCAAGCTCTTCGCATCATCATGCCGACGCTCACGAGCGAGGTCATGGGCATTTTCAAGAACACGTCGGTTGCCTTGACCATCGGCCTGTTGGAGCTGACTGCGCAGGCCCGGCAGATCAACGAGTTCACGTTCAAGACGTTCCAGGCATTCGGAGCCGCGACCCTCATCTATCTGCTCCTGGCGCTCACGGTCTATGGAGCGATGCGCTGGCTCGAAAACCATTTCCAGACACCAGGGCAGGAAATGAAACGGGAAAAGCGCGGCATCCCGTTCGACAAGAAGGCCGAGGAGGCAACGCCATGA
- a CDS encoding transporter substrate-binding domain-containing protein — translation MNRLTLLAVAAVSGLLLGAPSFAQSTGDTLKKIKETKTITLGYRESSVPFSFLDGQQKPVGFSMDICQAIVAKVKQQLNLPALEVKEVAVNSSNRIPLVVNGTVDVECGGTANNAARQKQVSFTVATFVSQPLWLVRNDAGVKRPADLKGKTIVVTQGSNAVGFARKFNDEQKLDLMTIQAKDHGESMLTLDGGRAAAWLEDDILLAGEKANSRNGASFTLMPGGFDNIYYGLMLRKDDAEFKTLVDGVIAGMMKAGEFDKLYKKWFESPIPPKGMNLNFPMTDKLRERIKSPSDKID, via the coding sequence ATGAACCGCCTCACCTTGCTTGCCGTCGCTGCAGTCAGCGGCCTTCTCCTCGGCGCCCCCTCGTTCGCCCAGTCCACCGGCGACACTCTGAAGAAGATCAAGGAAACCAAGACCATCACGCTGGGGTACCGTGAATCCTCGGTACCGTTCTCCTTCCTCGACGGGCAGCAGAAGCCTGTGGGTTTCTCCATGGACATCTGCCAAGCCATCGTCGCGAAGGTCAAGCAGCAGTTGAACCTGCCTGCGCTCGAGGTCAAGGAAGTTGCGGTGAATTCGTCGAACCGCATCCCGCTGGTGGTGAACGGCACGGTCGATGTCGAGTGCGGCGGCACGGCCAACAATGCAGCAAGGCAAAAGCAGGTGAGCTTCACCGTCGCCACCTTCGTGAGCCAGCCCCTTTGGCTCGTGCGAAACGACGCCGGGGTGAAAAGGCCCGCCGATCTCAAAGGCAAGACCATCGTCGTCACGCAAGGTTCGAATGCCGTCGGCTTCGCTCGAAAGTTCAATGACGAGCAAAAGCTGGACCTGATGACGATCCAGGCCAAGGACCATGGGGAGTCGATGCTGACGCTCGACGGCGGCCGTGCGGCCGCATGGCTCGAAGACGACATCCTGTTGGCCGGGGAGAAGGCCAACTCCCGCAATGGCGCGTCGTTCACGCTGATGCCAGGCGGGTTCGACAACATCTACTACGGCCTCATGCTGCGCAAGGACGATGCCGAGTTCAAGACGCTCGTCGATGGCGTGATTGCGGGAATGATGAAGGCCGGCGAGTTCGACAAGCTCTACAAGAAGTGGTTCGAATCGCCGATTCCTCCCAAGGGCATGAACCTCAACTTTCCGATGACCGACAAGCTCAGGGAGCGCATCAAGTCGCCCAGCGACAAGATCGACTAG
- a CDS encoding aminotransferase class V-fold PLP-dependent enzyme has product MTDKFDLASLRSEFPVMKRMLYLDSAHQTPMATSVRTALTEFLVEGNESAGPKPVWMRRVEIARENVAKLLNASAREIAFTKNTSEGLNIAANAVPLERGDNVLMIEGDHPNNAYAWLNLKRKGVEVRFIKLDTEIASAETFAPHIDARTKVISLSHVTFHAGHRHDIGNIGKLCASKGIYLVVDAMQSVGVLPVDVKALGVSVLAAGCHKGLLVPQGLGILYVKEGLDELQPAYLAMSSLANPPEDYIARPDDLAPRKDAGRFEMGNYNLPDLHALSAAIELINRAGPANIEQHVLSLGDRLITHLDALGIPLVGPRHRDSRAHIYVLDLPVAEWLDYLAQHQVRVSPERDGIRISFGLFNSLEDVDRVAALLKERHLQTTRSQAAEQID; this is encoded by the coding sequence ATGACCGACAAGTTCGACCTCGCCTCGCTTCGCAGCGAGTTCCCCGTAATGAAGCGGATGTTGTATCTCGACTCGGCCCACCAGACGCCGATGGCGACGTCCGTCCGCACGGCCTTGACGGAGTTTCTCGTCGAGGGCAACGAATCGGCAGGCCCGAAGCCGGTGTGGATGCGTCGAGTGGAGATCGCCCGCGAGAACGTTGCCAAGCTGCTCAACGCCTCAGCCCGCGAGATTGCGTTCACGAAGAACACGTCGGAGGGCCTGAACATCGCCGCGAATGCCGTCCCGCTCGAGCGGGGGGACAACGTCCTGATGATCGAGGGCGACCATCCCAACAATGCGTACGCGTGGCTCAATCTGAAGCGCAAGGGTGTGGAGGTCCGGTTCATCAAGCTCGACACCGAGATTGCCTCCGCCGAGACGTTCGCGCCTCACATCGACGCAAGGACCAAGGTCATCTCCTTGTCGCACGTCACCTTTCATGCCGGCCATCGCCACGATATCGGCAACATCGGCAAGCTCTGCGCAAGCAAGGGAATCTACCTGGTCGTGGACGCGATGCAGTCAGTCGGTGTACTGCCGGTCGACGTGAAGGCCCTTGGTGTATCCGTCCTGGCTGCCGGATGCCACAAGGGCCTGCTGGTCCCACAGGGGCTGGGCATCCTGTACGTGAAGGAGGGCTTGGACGAACTCCAGCCCGCGTATCTGGCCATGTCCAGTCTCGCGAATCCTCCCGAGGACTACATCGCCCGGCCTGATGACCTCGCTCCACGGAAGGACGCCGGGCGCTTCGAGATGGGGAACTACAACCTCCCCGACCTTCACGCGCTCTCTGCCGCCATCGAACTCATCAACAGGGCGGGGCCCGCCAACATCGAGCAGCACGTTCTCTCGCTTGGAGACCGGCTGATCACTCACCTCGACGCGTTGGGGATCCCGCTGGTGGGGCCGCGACACCGGGACAGCCGCGCTCATATCTATGTGCTCGATTTGCCCGTCGCCGAATGGCTCGACTACCTGGCGCAACACCAGGTGCGGGTTTCACCGGAGCGGGACGGCATCCGCATCTCGTTCGGCCTTTTCAACTCGCTCGAAGACGTGGACCGGGTCGCCGCACTTCTCAAAGAGCGGCACTTGCAGACAACACGCTCCCAGGCAGCCGAGCAGATCGACTGA
- a CDS encoding MBL fold metallo-hydrolase codes for MVFAQIATGGCQSYLVGCDQTCAAALIDPELSQIDHYIALAARDGVRIRYLIDTHTHADHFSATRELARQLKVPVVMHHASPAPFVDMRIGDGEMIVVGRLRLQVTHTPGHTADSMCLQVEDRLFTGDTLLIGATGRTDLPSGDPEALYDSLFNRVLRMDPALKVCPAHDYKGRTHSTIAEEIASNPRLQARDREAFVEMMRSLNLTMPTHITEALRTNMSGGKTVASLLAEATAAVPFMSLAELKARVEAAEDDLIVLDVRERDAYEAGHIPGARLLPRGQLELRVNQDLPDPTRRILTCCELGYISTLAASTLRGMGFLHAVALDGGMKAWREAGYPLTAGRVA; via the coding sequence ATGGTCTTCGCGCAGATCGCGACCGGCGGCTGCCAGTCCTACCTCGTCGGCTGCGACCAGACCTGTGCCGCCGCGCTCATCGATCCGGAACTGAGCCAGATCGATCACTACATCGCGCTCGCCGCCCGCGACGGCGTGCGCATCCGCTACCTGATCGACACCCACACGCACGCCGACCACTTCTCGGCGACCCGCGAACTCGCGCGCCAGCTGAAGGTGCCCGTGGTCATGCACCACGCGAGCCCCGCGCCCTTCGTGGACATGCGCATCGGCGACGGCGAGATGATCGTCGTCGGGCGCCTGCGGCTGCAGGTCACCCACACGCCGGGCCACACCGCCGACTCGATGTGCCTTCAAGTGGAAGACCGCCTGTTCACCGGCGACACGCTGCTCATCGGCGCCACCGGGCGCACCGACCTGCCCAGCGGGGACCCCGAAGCGCTCTACGACAGCCTGTTCAACCGCGTGCTGCGCATGGACCCGGCGCTCAAGGTCTGCCCCGCGCACGACTACAAGGGACGCACCCACTCGACGATCGCCGAGGAAATCGCATCCAACCCGCGGCTGCAGGCGCGCGATCGCGAGGCCTTCGTCGAGATGATGCGCAGCCTCAACCTCACGATGCCGACGCACATCACCGAGGCGCTGCGCACGAACATGAGCGGCGGCAAGACCGTGGCGAGCCTGCTCGCCGAGGCGACGGCGGCGGTGCCCTTCATGTCGCTGGCCGAACTCAAGGCGCGCGTCGAGGCCGCGGAGGACGACCTGATCGTGCTCGACGTGCGCGAGCGCGACGCCTACGAGGCCGGCCACATTCCCGGCGCGCGCCTGCTGCCGCGCGGCCAGCTGGAGCTGCGCGTCAACCAGGACCTGCCCGATCCCACGCGGCGCATCCTCACCTGCTGCGAGCTGGGCTACATCTCGACGCTGGCGGCTTCGACGCTGCGGGGCATGGGTTTTCTGCACGCGGTCGCGCTGGACGGCGGCATGAAGGCCTGGCGCGAGGCAGGCTATCCGCTGACGGCCGGGCGCGTGGCCTGA
- a CDS encoding peroxiredoxin — protein MSLRINDIAPDFTAQTTQGPIKFHEWIGDGWAILFSHPKDFTPVCTTELGYMAKIEPEFTKRNTKLIGLSVDPVDAHDRWSKDIEETQGYLPKYPMIGDTDLAVAKLYNMLPADEPGTSEGRTAATNATVRSVFVIGPDKRIKLMLTYPMTTGRNFDEILRVLDSMQLTAAHKVATPVNWQKGEDVIIAGSVSDEDAKKLFPAGWKSPKPYLRVVKQPG, from the coding sequence ATGTCACTGCGCATCAACGATATTGCCCCCGACTTCACGGCCCAGACGACCCAGGGGCCGATCAAGTTTCACGAATGGATCGGTGACGGCTGGGCGATCCTGTTCTCGCACCCCAAGGACTTCACGCCGGTCTGCACCACCGAGCTGGGCTACATGGCGAAGATCGAGCCCGAATTCACCAAGCGCAACACCAAGCTGATCGGCCTGAGCGTCGATCCGGTCGATGCCCACGACCGCTGGTCCAAGGACATCGAGGAAACGCAAGGCTACCTGCCCAAGTACCCGATGATCGGCGACACCGACCTCGCGGTGGCCAAGCTGTACAACATGCTGCCGGCCGACGAGCCGGGCACGTCCGAGGGCCGCACCGCGGCGACCAATGCGACGGTGCGCTCGGTGTTCGTGATCGGGCCCGACAAGCGCATCAAGCTGATGCTGACCTACCCGATGACGACCGGACGCAACTTCGACGAGATCCTGCGCGTGCTCGACTCGATGCAGCTGACTGCGGCGCACAAGGTCGCCACGCCGGTCAACTGGCAAAAGGGCGAGGACGTGATCATCGCCGGCTCGGTGTCGGACGAGGACGCCAAGAAGCTGTTCCCCGCGGGCTGGAAGTCGCCGAAGCCCTACCTGCGCGTGGTGAAGCAGCCCGGCTGA
- the acs gene encoding acetate--CoA ligase yields MNDAHVAGMAAYDKLVAEAEADYSGYWSRLAREFLSWRTPFTQGLDDSQAPFFKWFEDGTLNVSYNCLDRQVERGLGDKTAIVFEADDGQVTRVSYRELLARTCRLANALKARGVKKGDRVVIYMSMSIEGVVAMQACARIGATHSVVFGGFSAQSLRDRIQDAGAVMVITADEQLRGGKQLPLKSIVDEAIALGGCESVRNVIVYRRTRGAIHWVASRDRWLHEEMQAQAETCEPEWVGAEHPLFVLYTSGSTGKPKGVQHSSGGYLLHAALTTKWTFDLKPDDVFWCTADIGWVTGHTYIAYGPLALGATEVVFEGVPTHPDAGRFWRMIQDHKVSVFYTAPTAIRSLIKAAEANETVHPKRYDLSSLRILGSVGEPINPAAWEWFHQHVGGGRCPIVDTFWQTETGGHMITPLPGATPLVPGSCTLPFPGIAAAVVDETGADVPNGQGGILVVKKPWPSMIRTIWGDPERFKASYYPPELKGFYLAGDGAIRDAKTGYFTITGRIDDVLNVSGHRMGTMEIESALVSCTDLVAEAAVVGRPDDTTGEAICAFVVLKRARPTGDEAKKIANELRNWVAREIGPIAKPKDIRFGDNLPKTRSGKIMRRLLRSVAKGEAITQDTSTLENPAILEQLSQRN; encoded by the coding sequence ATGAACGACGCCCATGTGGCCGGCATGGCCGCCTACGACAAGCTGGTGGCCGAGGCTGAGGCCGACTACAGCGGCTACTGGTCGCGCCTTGCGCGCGAGTTCCTGAGCTGGAGAACGCCGTTCACCCAAGGGCTCGACGACAGCCAGGCGCCTTTCTTCAAGTGGTTCGAGGATGGCACGCTGAACGTGTCCTACAACTGCCTCGACCGCCAGGTCGAGCGTGGGCTGGGCGACAAGACCGCGATCGTCTTCGAGGCCGACGATGGCCAGGTGACGCGGGTCAGCTACCGCGAACTGCTGGCGCGCACCTGCCGCCTGGCCAATGCGCTGAAGGCGCGCGGCGTGAAGAAAGGCGATCGCGTCGTCATCTACATGTCGATGAGCATCGAGGGCGTGGTCGCGATGCAGGCTTGCGCGCGCATCGGCGCCACGCATTCGGTGGTGTTCGGCGGGTTCTCCGCGCAGAGCCTGCGCGATCGCATCCAGGATGCCGGCGCCGTCATGGTCATCACCGCCGACGAACAGCTGCGCGGCGGAAAGCAACTGCCGCTCAAGTCCATCGTGGACGAAGCCATCGCGCTGGGTGGCTGCGAAAGCGTCCGGAACGTCATCGTCTATCGGCGCACCCGCGGCGCGATCCACTGGGTCGCGTCGCGCGACCGCTGGCTGCACGAGGAGATGCAAGCCCAGGCCGAGACCTGCGAACCCGAATGGGTCGGTGCCGAGCACCCCCTCTTCGTGCTCTACACGTCGGGCTCGACCGGCAAGCCCAAGGGCGTCCAGCATTCCAGCGGCGGCTACCTGCTGCACGCGGCGCTGACGACGAAGTGGACCTTCGACCTGAAGCCGGACGACGTGTTCTGGTGCACTGCCGACATCGGCTGGGTCACCGGCCACACCTACATTGCCTACGGCCCGCTGGCGCTGGGCGCCACCGAGGTGGTGTTCGAGGGCGTGCCCACCCATCCCGACGCCGGCCGCTTCTGGCGGATGATCCAGGACCACAAGGTCAGCGTGTTCTACACCGCGCCGACGGCCATCCGCTCGCTGATCAAGGCGGCCGAGGCGAACGAAACCGTGCATCCCAAGCGTTACGACCTGTCGAGCCTGCGCATCCTGGGCTCGGTCGGCGAGCCGATCAACCCCGCGGCCTGGGAGTGGTTCCACCAGCACGTCGGCGGCGGCCGCTGTCCGATCGTCGACACTTTCTGGCAGACGGAGACCGGCGGCCACATGATCACGCCGCTGCCGGGCGCCACCCCGCTGGTGCCGGGCTCCTGCACCCTGCCCTTTCCCGGCATCGCGGCGGCCGTCGTCGACGAGACCGGTGCCGACGTGCCCAACGGCCAGGGCGGCATCCTGGTGGTCAAGAAGCCCTGGCCGAGCATGATCCGCACGATCTGGGGCGATCCGGAACGCTTCAAGGCGAGCTACTACCCGCCGGAACTCAAGGGCTTCTACCTCGCGGGAGACGGTGCGATCCGCGATGCGAAGACGGGCTATTTCACGATCACCGGGCGCATCGACGACGTGCTCAACGTCTCGGGCCACCGCATGGGCACGATGGAGATCGAGTCCGCGCTGGTGTCGTGCACCGATCTCGTGGCCGAAGCCGCGGTGGTCGGGCGCCCCGACGACACCACGGGCGAGGCGATCTGCGCCTTTGTCGTCCTGAAACGCGCACGGCCCACGGGAGACGAAGCGAAGAAGATCGCCAATGAGCTGCGCAACTGGGTCGCCAGGGAAATCGGCCCGATCGCCAAGCCCAAGGACATCCGCTTCGGCGACAACCTGCCCAAGACCCGCAGCGGCAAGATCATGCGCAGGCTGCTGCGGTCCGTCGCCAAGGGCGAGGCCATCACGCAGGACACCTCGACGCTGGAGAACCCGGCCATCCTGGAACAACTGTCGCAGCGGAACTGA
- a CDS encoding ACP S-malonyltransferase produces MSFALLFSGQGTQHPAMLPWLTDDPLVRDMCARLGVDDWRHALADPEWAERNDHAQTLLTGLALAAWGQLAPLLAPPAAVAGYSVGELAAFSAAGVIDPATAAALAPQRAEAMDRCAARVPGGLLAVSGLPEQKLEQLRVEAGLELAIRNGNASVIFGGPIAALNDAERIAGSLGAQCTRLRVNVASHTPWMREAAESFSRTLAQVPFDAPRVVLFSNAGDRIRDAKSARVALAAQIARTVRWDECMENVMARQVRCVLEIGPGQALARMWNQRYPTVPARACDDFRSAAAIAAWLNSHADP; encoded by the coding sequence ATGAGCTTCGCGTTGCTTTTTTCCGGCCAGGGCACCCAGCATCCCGCCATGCTGCCCTGGTTGACGGACGACCCACTTGTGCGCGACATGTGCGCGCGGCTTGGCGTCGACGATTGGCGCCATGCACTCGCCGATCCGGAGTGGGCCGAGCGCAACGACCACGCCCAGACGCTGTTGACGGGCCTTGCCCTGGCAGCCTGGGGGCAGCTGGCGCCCCTTCTCGCACCACCAGCCGCAGTGGCGGGCTACAGCGTCGGCGAACTGGCCGCGTTCAGTGCCGCCGGCGTGATCGATCCCGCCACAGCGGCAGCGCTGGCGCCGCAGCGGGCCGAGGCCATGGACCGTTGCGCCGCCCGTGTGCCCGGCGGACTGCTGGCCGTCAGCGGTCTTCCCGAGCAGAAGCTCGAACAGCTGCGCGTCGAAGCCGGCCTCGAACTCGCCATTCGCAACGGCAACGCCAGCGTGATCTTCGGCGGCCCGATCGCCGCGTTGAATGACGCCGAACGCATTGCCGGGTCGCTGGGCGCGCAGTGCACGCGCTTGCGGGTCAACGTCGCCTCCCACACGCCCTGGATGCGCGAGGCGGCAGAGAGCTTCTCGCGGACGCTTGCACAGGTGCCGTTCGACGCGCCTCGGGTCGTGCTGTTCAGCAATGCGGGGGATCGCATCCGGGATGCAAAGTCTGCCCGCGTTGCGCTGGCCGCCCAGATCGCCCGGACGGTTCGCTGGGACGAATGCATGGAAAACGTCATGGCCCGGCAGGTGCGTTGCGTGCTGGAAATCGGTCCGGGCCAGGCGCTGGCGCGCATGTGGAATCAGCGCTACCCGACCGTTCCGGCTCGCGCCTGCGACGACTTCCGCAGCGCCGCGGCGATCGCGGCATGGCTGAACAGCCACGCGGACCCGTGA
- the mdcB gene encoding triphosphoribosyl-dephospho-CoA synthase MdcB, whose translation MKSSALPLAPDSPLTPAAIGRAATLALHDELSLAPKPGLVTLIDSGSHDDMDAHTFMRSLFSLRRYFAQIAEAGFGGADFDVLERHGIAAEARMLAATGGVNTHRGAIFMLGLLCAAAGAALREHGGALHPPGLRDALRQHWGDALARRSRRPPVLPGGIAARRHGLRGASEEAALAFPVLFETALPALKGALARGLTPRQARLDTLFHIIAVLDDSNLAHRGGLAGLRCAQRAAQDFLDRGGVARPDGLQQAHAIADDFVRRRLSPGGAADTLAAACWIQRVCPGS comes from the coding sequence GTGAAGAGCTCCGCCCTCCCGTTGGCCCCGGATTCGCCGCTCACACCGGCCGCCATCGGGCGCGCCGCCACGCTCGCGCTGCATGACGAACTGTCGCTGGCACCCAAGCCGGGCCTGGTGACGTTGATCGACTCGGGCAGCCACGACGACATGGACGCCCATACCTTCATGCGCAGCCTGTTCTCTTTGCGTCGCTACTTCGCGCAGATCGCCGAAGCCGGATTCGGCGGTGCAGACTTCGACGTGCTGGAGCGGCATGGCATCGCTGCGGAGGCACGCATGCTGGCCGCCACGGGCGGGGTCAACACGCATCGCGGCGCGATCTTCATGCTCGGCCTGTTGTGCGCGGCAGCGGGCGCCGCGTTGCGAGAGCACGGCGGCGCATTGCACCCGCCCGGACTGCGCGATGCGCTGCGCCAGCACTGGGGCGACGCGCTGGCCAGGCGAAGCCGGCGCCCGCCCGTGCTGCCCGGCGGCATCGCTGCACGAAGGCACGGCCTGCGCGGCGCATCCGAAGAAGCGGCGCTCGCGTTTCCCGTGCTGTTCGAGACAGCGCTCCCCGCACTGAAGGGGGCATTGGCGCGGGGCCTCACGCCCCGCCAGGCCCGTCTCGATACCTTGTTCCACATCATCGCGGTCCTCGACGACAGCAACCTCGCGCATCGCGGCGGCCTCGCCGGCTTGCGCTGCGCCCAGCGCGCCGCGCAAGACTTTCTGGATCGAGGAGGCGTCGCGCGGCCCGACGGGCTCCAGCAGGCACACGCCATTGCCGACGATTTCGTGCGGCGGCGCCTGTCGCCCGGCGGCGCGGCCGACACGCTCGCCGCAGCCTGCTGGATCCAGCGCGTGTGCCCAGGCTCATGA
- the mdcG gene encoding malonate decarboxylase holo-[acyl-carrier-protein] synthase, whose translation MSAMAPLRRHQLARLSRSGWAAVLRHPWDEQARDCLAHWASHQLPLVVTRQPVHSESNGSIALGLPSPARWGRRRLALQVPRVAVHCLDEFPRLAAVQELLPSSARDAVRELAGRLDACHATARVFGSYGWQAISGLDHVRTDSDLDLSVTARGAEHADSAVRALESFDAIRPRLDGELIFGDAAAVAWREWREWRTGRSRAVMVKRLDGVSLQRDAAWCEHAGRMEVAA comes from the coding sequence ATGAGTGCCATGGCTCCACTGCGTCGCCATCAACTCGCCCGGCTCTCCAGGAGCGGCTGGGCCGCCGTCCTGCGCCATCCTTGGGATGAGCAGGCGCGCGACTGCCTTGCGCATTGGGCGTCGCATCAGTTGCCACTGGTCGTGACGCGCCAACCGGTTCATTCCGAGTCCAACGGATCGATCGCGCTGGGTTTGCCCTCGCCTGCGCGCTGGGGCAGGCGACGGCTTGCACTGCAGGTGCCGCGCGTTGCGGTGCATTGCCTCGACGAGTTCCCGCGCCTCGCCGCTGTCCAGGAGCTGCTGCCATCGTCGGCGCGGGATGCGGTGCGCGAGCTGGCTGGCAGGCTCGACGCGTGCCATGCGACAGCACGGGTGTTCGGCAGCTATGGCTGGCAAGCGATCAGCGGTCTCGATCACGTGCGGACCGACTCCGATCTCGATCTGTCGGTCACCGCCCGGGGGGCGGAACATGCGGACAGCGCGGTTCGTGCGCTCGAGTCGTTCGACGCGATACGGCCCCGGCTGGACGGCGAGCTCATATTCGGCGACGCAGCTGCGGTTGCGTGGCGTGAATGGCGCGAGTGGCGCACCGGACGCTCGCGGGCGGTGATGGTCAAGCGACTGGACGGCGTATCCCTGCAGCGCGACGCCGCGTGGTGCGAACACGCCGGGCGGATGGAGGTGGCCGCGTGA
- the mdcE gene encoding biotin-independent malonate decarboxylase subunit gamma: protein MQWSSLVTQLFGPYHGMREDGDFLQGEVMFEGEPLTVIGTTHHAPIGVRLALAQARAILDTITRHPGRPILLLIDTQGQQLRRRDELLGINRAMAHLGASIDLARRRGHRVIGLVYDQALSGGFITSGLIADACYALPDAEIRVMRIPAMARVTKLPEDKLTALSQSNPVFAPGVQNYVAMGGVRALWRGDLQACLREALAPAPTDDRRARDGAERGGRRLAAAVAQRVLDAA, encoded by the coding sequence ATGCAGTGGAGTTCTCTAGTCACCCAGCTCTTCGGCCCCTATCACGGCATGCGCGAGGACGGCGATTTTCTGCAGGGCGAGGTGATGTTCGAAGGCGAGCCGCTCACGGTGATCGGCACGACCCATCATGCGCCGATCGGGGTCCGGCTCGCACTTGCGCAGGCCCGCGCGATCCTGGACACCATCACCCGGCACCCGGGCCGGCCGATCCTGCTGCTGATCGACACCCAGGGACAGCAACTGCGCCGGCGCGACGAGTTGCTCGGCATCAACCGGGCGATGGCGCACCTGGGCGCAAGCATCGACCTGGCACGGCGCCGCGGCCACCGCGTGATCGGCCTGGTGTACGACCAGGCGCTGTCCGGCGGGTTCATCACCTCGGGCTTGATTGCCGACGCCTGCTACGCGCTGCCGGATGCCGAGATCCGGGTGATGCGCATCCCCGCCATGGCGCGCGTCACCAAGCTGCCGGAGGACAAACTCACGGCGCTGTCGCAGTCCAATCCGGTATTCGCCCCTGGCGTACAGAACTACGTGGCGATGGGGGGCGTGCGCGCACTCTGGCGGGGCGACCTGCAGGCCTGCCTGCGCGAGGCGCTGGCCCCAGCGCCAACAGACGACCGGCGCGCACGGGACGGCGCCGAACGGGGGGGCCGCCGGCTTGCCGCCGCGGTCGCGCAGCGCGTGCTGGACGCCGCCTGA
- a CDS encoding biotin-independent malonate decarboxylase subunit beta: protein MISYAECSARERLALLLDPGSFHEWLPPSERVMSPHLAQLGVPCAFDDGVAVGRAMLDGRSVFVAAQEGAFMGGGVGEVHGAKLVGLLQRALRDRPAAVLLLAESGGVRLHEANAGLIAVSEVMRALLDVRAARIPVLVLIGGANGCFGGMGIVARCADYIVMSDVGRLAMSGPEVIEASHGVDEFDSRDRALVWRTTGGKHRWLTGDCDALVEDDVAAFRAAAIAAIGESRPLTLAALEQEHALLTARLHALPIDSADHADHADNAGSDEAMQLWSALGIADAQQVPELSVEAVRALRTI, encoded by the coding sequence ATGATCAGCTATGCAGAATGCTCGGCGCGCGAGCGGCTGGCCCTGCTGCTCGATCCCGGTAGTTTTCATGAATGGCTGCCTCCGAGCGAGCGGGTCATGAGCCCGCATCTGGCGCAACTCGGCGTGCCTTGCGCGTTCGACGACGGTGTGGCGGTCGGCCGCGCGATGCTCGACGGCCGCAGCGTGTTCGTGGCCGCACAGGAAGGCGCATTCATGGGCGGCGGCGTCGGCGAGGTGCATGGCGCCAAGCTGGTCGGCCTGCTTCAGCGCGCGCTGCGCGACCGGCCGGCGGCGGTGCTGCTGCTGGCCGAATCGGGCGGCGTGCGACTGCATGAAGCCAACGCCGGGCTGATCGCGGTGTCGGAAGTGATGCGCGCGCTCCTCGACGTGCGCGCCGCCCGCATCCCCGTGCTGGTGCTGATCGGCGGCGCCAACGGCTGCTTCGGCGGCATGGGCATCGTGGCGCGCTGTGCCGACTACATCGTGATGAGCGACGTCGGCCGGCTGGCCATGTCGGGGCCCGAGGTGATCGAAGCTTCTCACGGCGTGGATGAATTCGACTCGCGCGACCGCGCGCTGGTCTGGCGCACGACCGGCGGCAAGCACCGCTGGCTGACTGGCGACTGCGATGCGCTGGTCGAAGACGACGTCGCCGCTTTTCGCGCGGCGGCCATCGCGGCGATCGGCGAATCGAGGCCATTGACCCTGGCGGCGCTGGAGCAGGAGCACGCATTGCTCACGGCACGCCTGCACGCCCTGCCCATCGACAGCGCCGACCACGCCGACCACGCCGACAACGCCGGAAGCGACGAAGCAATGCAGCTTTGGAGCGCGCTCGGGATTGCCGATGCGCAGCAGGTCCCGGAGCTTTCGGTGGAAGCCGTCCGCGCGCTGCGCACCATTTAA